ATTTTCCCATTGCGGATATCGCCTTTGTTATCGGTCCCGGGACCGGCTCCGGCCCACCCTGCCCCTGCTGCAGTGCGGGGGGTTGTTACTGGACGGCGTACTGGACAGCTCAGCACGGGCGCCTTCCCCCCACACCGCCCAGCGGGGCAGCGACCCCGGGGGAGTCCAAAGCCACAGCTGACCCCTGGCCGAGGAGCCTGACAGTGTGTGCAACACGATCCGCAGGCCCCTGGGTGCAGGACTGCCAATAATCATATCCCATCTTCACACCACTTCACTGGCATAACGTACACATCTCCATAATCGAGGACAGGCAGCAGCGGTGTTGAGCGCCGAGGCCACAGAGGCTTGAACACCGACggcatatattcatttgttaattAACATTTGGCCTGCTCCCTAGAGGACACCATCAGGCCATTTTGTGGCTAACCTAGAGTTAAACCACTCCAATCCCACATTATTTCCTCTCCGGCGTTGCCTGTCCCGATATCCTGACAGCTGAATGAATTGTAACTCCGACGTGGGAGCAGTTAACACGCCATTTATTGTCAATAGCTGTGGCCTGCCCAGCCCCCCGCCACCTCAAGACCATCGATTCACAGCGCTACTGTCAAATGTCTCAAACTTATCGCACTATTCCGGGGGTTTTGTTTAAACTGCGCGATAAACCTTAAAAAAAGGAGGCAAAATCCATTTTccgctcttttttttttttaccctaagTCCCATAGTTCAGAAGGCGTAGCGCAAGGAGCGTTTAACATCTAAACAAAATTGGTACTTAAGCAAGCCATCAAATCAAAGCGACTAAATATTTCTGGCCTAAGCGATAAATGACGCATGTGGTGTCCAGTGAAACAGCGAAGCTGGTTgaagcattttctgtttctcttgAATGCGTGTGTTGTCTGTGTGAGCCAGAAGAGACCCGTGAACGATGTCCTATTGTGTTAGTAAAGTAGACCGCCGCTTCTCTGACACACGAACTGGAACAGAGACTCAGACAAGAGAATGATGGAGATCACCGGTGGGAGTGTGAACCTTCACGAATCCCGGCGGAAAAGAACCCTATTACGCTTTTAATTACAACTGAATTATTTATCAACGCGGTGCTCCGAAACATACATTTTCCTTCATCTATAGGATCCGCAGGGCAGATTCCTCAGACCTCAAATGCTTGTATTTGCTGGAGGAAAACGTAAGGAAACTAATTCACAGGCAAATAGCGTGAACGACGTACAGGGCGATGTAAAGCCGTTAAAATTCAGCTTTGGAGCAGGGAGCCAATAGCCCACGACAGGGGTGGGGGATAAAAGGAGGTTGCTTCACATCGTCCTGAAAAAGACCGCTTTTGAAACAAATCTTTCCTCACCTACGCTGAAAAAAAACCCCAGACATTCGACTTAATAGGTAGCTTTTCCCTGCGAAAAAAACGTCGTGCTACACAAGGAGTTGATTGCTGATTGTTGATTGCCAAATACAAATGCGCCTCGTACAAAAACCTCCGAGGTTTTTCCTTCATCCACGGAAAAGAAAAGACGCGCAGGCGACACCCTGGGGAGCCCCGGAGGAGCCCAGGGCTGCTTCGACGAATAAAGGGGTCCTACCTCATCCACGGGCTGGGCTTGTGGTCTTTGTGCCTCCAGCTCCCGGCGCTTTGTTTCTGTGTGCGGTCTGTATCTGTAcggctgtttatttttttttcctctttgtttgTTTCCGATCCCGGTCCGCCCGTCTTCCCACCCCAGCGGGGCTCGGCTCAGCCTCCCTCGCCTCGCTGATGCTGCTGCTGCGTCCGGTGCTGATGCTGCGCTCGCCGGCTCCCCGGGATGTCGGGCAGGAGCGGCTGAAGGAGGACCAGCCCTGcgggagaggggaggggagaggagaggggagggtGTGGCCGGGACTCGCAGAGCCGGTCACCTCTTCACAGGCGCCGAGTCCGATGAGATGCTGTGCGGTGGCggcggggaggggggggcgCGGGGTGGGCGGTGACATTTTTGTGATGCTGGGCTACTCATCTTGGGAGAACAACCCCTAAtcactgcccccctccccccgtccCCCTGACCCCTGCTTCACGACACGGGGTAACTAAACCCTGCAACAACAACGTCTTCAACTGCACGGGCCCCACAGATCTGTCGTGCTGGGCCACCGCATTCAAGACGACACCGCGGGCAGGGAGTTTTTGTCCGCCtgtttttagaattaaaaaaaaaagtaaaagtgacATTTCCCACTGCAAATTAGACATCTGGACATTAACTGATTCAGTGTTTGAATGCCTCTATTTGCTATAAATCGTTGATTAATTGGCTGGATGTGCAGTATATGGTACAAGTTTCCATGTTTAGCACCGATCGGTCCTAAAGCATCCGTAGTCTATTTCCTTAGCTTTGTAGCTTGTACTATTTTTAACTGCCGGTTATTTTAGAGCTACGTGGCACTACCAGCCTGAAAACCGTCTTGAGAATCCCAGAAGGTAGTTTTCatcacagtatgtacagtatgtttaaaatgctccaccaGACGGGACTTTCGTTTCTTTTGTACACCGGTTAGCGAACGCGGAGTCTTTTcaacatatatttaaataacatttagtATTTTCCACTTAAaccgaaaaaaaaacaatctgaatTCTAAAGATTTAAGATTTGCAGCGCTATGAACAGTATTCACCGGCCTTTCGGTTTCTCTGAAGTTAGTAGACACTGTTCCCTGGTGGTCAGAATAATGCCGAAAGTTCACACACATTCAAATGTCATCGGCTTGTTTATCACCCATTTTTAAAGACCATATAATAAGACCCGTTTATTTCCTTTGTTCAGACCCGCTGTGGTCAAATTGTTAGTGCCGCTCCAGAGACTCCAGTCCACCGTGAGAGACTCGGTTCAAATCCAGTGTTGCTGGACCCCTGTGACAGCAAACCATCTAGTTTAAACAGACAGACTATGTGCAAAACAACCGGTAATGATGACGGTAAAACAGATCAAAGAGAGACTCCCAAAAAAACACGCAAATCCGCGTTGTTCCTAAAATGGATCAATCCGCAATCTTCCAGAGAAAGCCATATTACTCAGTGCCGTGTCAATGACACAACGTGGCTGGTGCAATAGGGAAATCTCAGCGAACAGTTTCTACTCCAGCCGAGCGGTGAAGCAGGTTCTGCTTTAATCAGTGTGCTGCCAATTCGCATTTCCCTCTTTTCTGTCTGCTTTCATACCTATCAAAGAGTATTATTCCCATTATTCCCGACGAAATGAGTTACAGCCTTTGAAAAGGGCAGCTATCTCTAATTCTTTTTAATGCGGTGACCACTGCATAACGGTCTACTTATAAACAAAATTTCACAACAGAGTTATTCTCGTAAAAAGAGCTTTAATGGACCCAGGGGAAGTGCAGCACAACAGTATCTCATTTCCGCGGGTTAgttgtgtatgtactgtaagacaGCTGACTCTGTTACTTCCTTTCTCAGAGCTCTTCCAGCGCGTCCTCGCTTCTTTTTGCAACAACAAAACTTTCTCACTGCAATTCCCAGCAGCCCCCTCTGCGCCTCTGGAcacgcagcagcagcagccctcGACACGAGAAGGAGCCTGAAAGCAGGAGCTGAACTTTGCAGAGATGGGCGCCTGCTAATCCGCCCCCCCGCTGTTATTTCAGgagctggaagccgacgcgcaGACGAGCGGCGGGCAGGGCGACGGCGAGGGTCCGTCATGTCGGCTCGCAAGCAGGACCCGGCGTCGCACCGGGGCAGCGGGGCAGCGCTGAAGTGGAGACCGCCAGTCAGCTCCGTCTCGCTGAGACGCAGCTCGGCGGTGCTGCCGTCCGTGCTGACGTTTGCGGTGATCGTGGCGTCCGGCGGCCTGCTGCTCATGATAGAAAAGGGGATGTTGAATAATATGGACACCCCGTCGCCCCGGGGTCCCGGCGGCAGGGCGGATTACGCGAGGAACACCCGAACGCAAGACTCCGCCGCAGACGCGGATTCTCAGGTAACGCAGGTTTGGCGAAAGACACTTTTCTACCGCTCCTGCAGGCTGATCATATAGTGGCAGCAGGAGTTTATCTTGTGAAATGTGGATGCGTGAAAGTAGCCGCTGTGGCTTTAAAATCAGAAACCTTGGTCGCGAAGAGAGTGTGGGGGCTTGCTGTTGCTGCAGTTTCGGAAAGGGTAACTCCGTGAACTGGCGCACCGGGCTCCCAGTGGTCACCCAGGTGCTGCCGCCGGCCGCATGCGCGATCGCGCACAAGTTTCCAGGCGTCTTGTGCCGCTTAAAACTGGCCCCCTTCCGCTGTAAGGCACCGTCTCTGTATCTTATGAGGACCGACAAAAGCAAATGTACCTGCAAATACTTCCTCAAGATACAATGGTACATTTTACAAATTAGAGAATTAGAAAAAGAGAGATTTTGCACAAGAGAATGTCCATCCGACATATCTCACGGGTTTAGCCTTTCTTGCAGAACCCTTGGCAATATGTATCATAAAGGGCAGGTGATCTCTTTCCAAATACTCACCACCCTGTGTGAAAAGCAgcacctgcctcctgttttctgcCCTGAATGCACAACCCCTGCAGTTTCCACTGGTGTCCCTCCCTGAGTGGACTCGTTCAGTCAGTGGACTGGAAGGCACTCCCCTGTGTTCGTCAGAATGTTTCACGGTTTTGAGTACTTGGATCAAGACCCCTTGCCTCCTCTCCTCTGCTCAGGACTGGGGCTAACCAGCTCCTGTACTCTGCCACACACCTGGGGAAATTCCTCATAACACCTGTCTGTCATTTACACTTGACAGCGTTAATAATACACCTCCTTCTGCAGACTGGTGAAGGTTAGAGCACGGGCTGCACCAGCATCTTCCAAACATATTTCTAGCAAATTTGCATGGATATATGAGTTTAGTTGTTACTATTTAAGAGCCAAAAACTTAAAGTGGATCAAATTGCTCAACTATACCTGTCTTTTTTCTTGCGCTGCATAGCAGCCTCTTGACATTGAAGGCTAGGTGTTCAAAAATGTTCTTCAGTTCTGTCTGTTCCTGCTAAACCTTAGAGATGTCTCCAGGCCACTGACTACTTAGGTCTCAGTCCAATGTCTGGATTTTGATGacgtacatttttgttttatttctggagTTCAGTTGTGAGTGTTCTATGAATCAAACCTGGCAGAGGCCAGTCTCATGAGACGCATTGTGAAGCTCAGTAAGGTGTTTGCAGATGGCCACAGCTCACAGTCCACAGCGCAGGAGAGACCGCAGATTCACACCGGGTTGCCATTCACCCAGGAGACCTTCCTTCTGAAAGAGGAACGTGTCGTGTGCACCTAGGTCTTTACATCATGCACCCTGGGAAATGAGTTATATTTCATTGGTGAAAGTGGTCAAGCTAGTTAACGGGATGAAATATTGGCTTGAAGCAGGGCGTGAGTAAACACCTGTAGTGGTATAAATATTCGTTAGTATGTAGAACTCTTACCACTGTCGTCTGCTTCTTTCTAGATAATTCAAGAAATATGTAACCGTACCATCAAGACAGTCTGCAGCCAGAAGAATATGCCTCACAGCGTCTGGGACTTGAGTCCCCTCCAGAGGAAGACCGTCCTTCAGCACATTTTGGTGAACGACGAGCACAAGTTC
Above is a genomic segment from Lepisosteus oculatus isolate fLepOcu1 chromosome 1, fLepOcu1.hap2, whole genome shotgun sequence containing:
- the chst14 gene encoding carbohydrate sulfotransferase 14 gives rise to the protein MYCKTADSVTSFLRALPARPRFFLQQQNFLTAIPSSPLCASGHAAAAALDTRRSLKAGAELCRDGRLLIRPPAVISGAGSRRADERRAGRRRGSVMSARKQDPASHRGSGAALKWRPPVSSVSLRRSSAVLPSVLTFAVIVASGGLLLMIEKGMLNNMDTPSPRGPGGRADYARNTRTQDSAADADSQIIQEICNRTIKTVCSQKNMPHSVWDLSPLQRKTVLQHILVNDEHKFLYCYVPKVACSNWKRVMKVLGGTLENVEVKIKMDHRSGLVFLGDLKPEEIRHRLQTYFKFLFVRDPMERLLSAYRNKFGEIEAYQKKYGVEIARRYRKDPGNTAGDDVTFTEFVRYLLDEDVERMNEHWMPIYNLCQPCAVNYNFIGAYERLEADASHVLHRVGAAPHVKFPERQTWYKPVTAQTVHYYLCGVPQKLLRELLPKYILDFSLFAYPLPNTTNEFCRH